The Pichia kudriavzevii chromosome 3, complete sequence nucleotide sequence GTCTAGGGAACTGACGtttcaagaatttcttACTGGCTATCTTGAAAGAGGTTTGGtccaaaaaattgaagttaTCAATAATTCATTTGCTAGAGCAGAGTTAATTTCCTCGGAAAATCCGAGATATGTAACCTTTACTATTGGGTCATTAGAGTTTTTTGAATCTGAAATAGACAAGGTGCAAGAGAAGTTAGAGATTCCCTTAAGCGAACGTATTCCTGTCACATATGAAAAAAGAACTAGTATTATCTCTTACATCATACCATTCATTCCAACTTTTATTCTCATTGGTGGTACCTTTTATTTGCTCAACCAGCTCAGGAAAAAGAGAGGTGGAAGTGGTGGCCCATTGGATCAAATTATGAATGTTGGTAAGTCCAAGGCTAAACTATTCAACCAAGAGACTGACATCAAGGTCAAGTTTGCTGATGTTGCAGGTTGTGATGAAgcaaaggaagaaatcATGGAATTTGTCAGCTTTTTAAAGAATCCCTCTAAGTATGAGCGTTTAGGTGCAAAGATCCCAAGAGGTGCCATCTTGTCAGGTCCTCCTGGTACCGGTAAAACTTTGCTAGCGAAGGCTACAGCAGGTGAGGCCGGTGTTCCATTTTTATCCGTCTCTGGTTCTGAGTTTGTTGAAATgtttgttggtgttggtgcGTCTCGTGTTCGTGATTTGTTTAAAACAGCTAGGAAGATGGCTCCTTGTATTatatttgttgatgaaatcgatGCAATTGGAAGtgcaagagaaaagaaTCAAATGAGAGCCAATGACGAAAAGGAAGCTACTCTTAACCAACTTTTAGTTGAAATGGATGGCTTTAGCTCTACTGACCATGTTGTCATTCTAGCAGGTACCAACAGACCAGATATGTTGGATAAAGCTTTAATGAGACCAGGTAGATTTGATAGACATATCAATCTTGATAATCCTGATTTAGAAGGTAGAAAGGCAATTTATAAGGTTCATCTTGGTCCTTTGAAACTAAAGAGTGAAATCACCGATGAATTTGCTGGTAAACTAGCTGCTTTAACTCCTGGTTTTTCTGGTGCAGATATTGCTAACTGTTGTAATGAAGCTGCTTTGATTGCTGCGAGAGAAGATGCTGATTGTGTCgaaatcaaacattttGAAGCTGCAATTGAAAGAGTCATTGTTGGTTTAGAACAAAAGAGTAGAGTTTTATCACctgaggagaagaaaaccGTTGCTTACCATGAAGCTGGCCATGCTATCTGTGGTTGGTATTTGAAGTATGCTGATCCTTTGCTGAAGGTTAGTATAATTCCAAGGGGACAAGCCGCTTTAGGTTATGCTCAGTACTTGCCAGATGACCAATATCTAACAAGTGAAGAGCAATTTAAGCATCGTATGATAATGGCCCTAGGAGGCAGAGTTTCAGAAGAGTTGAATTTTCCAGATGTTACTACTGGAGCCGCAGATGATCTCCAGAAAGTCACCAAAATGGCAAATGCGATGGTATTGAAACTGGGTATGTCCAAGAAACTAGGCactgttgtttttgaacCAAAGGATACCAATATGCAAGTTCATAAGCCGTATAGTGAAGAAACTTGGGAAATTATAGATGCTGAGGTCCATAGAATAATAGACGAAGCTCATAGTAGATGTAAAAAACTTTTAACTGCCAAATtagatgaagttgaaaaagttgCTCAAGAGTTGCTGTCTAAGGAAGTTATTACTAGAGAGGATATGATCAGATTACTTGGCCCTAGACcatttgaagagaaaaacgAAGCTTTTAAAAAGTACTTGGACCCCCAAGAAAACTGATTATGGATGCATTGGCGAAGTTTGATTGCTTAATCAAATCTAACTTATATAAGATTATGGACGTGTATATAGTTTATTGTTTCGAATAGTTATTATCATATAAGTTGTGGATGAAACACGTAAAGTTCATGAAGACATTAGAATAAGCAGACAgaatgcaaaaaaaaaacgcTGCGCTTTGTTTAcgtttcttcatcacttGATTGTACTTTTTCGTAAGAATGTGTTGCAAGGATTTGCCTTGTTGTTGGAGTTCACTGGATTGGCTAACACATGATCGAAACTACAGATTTTGCATCTATTGAAGTTgacaaggaaaatattCAACCAATACCACAGGGTCGTTCAGCATTGAAACTGAAGGAATTAGTGACTGCCGACCAGGACAAACTGAATGCCACGCTTATAAAAGAACGAGCAGAATTTGAGAGTAAGTTGACACCCGAGACACTGGAAGAACTAGATGATCCATTAGAATTGTATTTGCAATATATAAAGTGGATACGAGAAAATTATCGAAACGGAAACACAAACGAATCGTGCTTAATTCAAGTTTTAGAAAGAGCTACTcatgatttcaaagataatgacTATtataaaaatgaaataagATATTTTAAGATCTGGCTAGAATATATTACTTATAGTGATCACCCTGGAGATGTGTTTAATTATctcttgaaaaagaaaattggtGCCGAATTGGCATTGTTTTATGAAGAATACTCGCAGTTTTTCGAATTGAATGGTCAATATGACAAAGCACAGTCTATATTCGAACTGGGAATTTCAGTCAACGCTAGACCTAGTAAACGTCTAAAAAGGAACTACGATACTTTTCtggaaagaagaaaggaGAAAGGGACGACAGTTGCAAGCTACGTAGCGAAGGGCCTGTCGAATCCAGATGGTAAAGGTTTATTATTGctaaattcttcaaaaaagccaaaaaagaaaatggaacTCTTCAGCGGCTCTAGTCTACAGGATAAAACCATCGATGATATAAGTGCtaaaaatcatcaaaacttagacaaaattgaaaacagtAGGAAAGAGAACAAGCTAGAACCGACAAAATGGAAAGGACAAACATTAAATGTCTCATCttccaaaacaaaaacaacacGTAAAATGGAAATATTTAGGGATAAGGATGCGCAATATCCAATTACCAAGAAAGTCCCACATGCGGATGGGAAACGTTATGAGACCCATGATTTTAACTTAGATCTTTTCATGCCGACAGCAAAGTCGAATAGTGCAATAAAATCGGAATCATTTTCCATGTTTGAAGTGTTACTTAAATTTTACAACATAAAGCCAGTTTCTgtggaaaacaaaagtgAATTTACTAAAcgttcttcttctactGCTTTTGAAACCCCACTTAATAAAAGAGTTAAGAACACATGTGTGGATCAGTCACCCAATGTACAAGACACTCCCCTATTGGAATATTTCAAGAGCTCGAAAGGTATATTTTCGATGATGGACGAAGACAAAAGTGCTGTGACAGAAGGAAAGGACAACTTTGAAAAGGAAGTAGTTGGACGCAAGACCACTTTCGGTGACATTCCTCgaacagaagaaaagaatgaaCTGATTGATGCTATAATTGGTGGTGCTTTTAGTGATATATTTACAGATAATACACTCACAAAAACCACAGAAAAAGAGCTTTTGAAGACCCCCATCAAagaatcatcaatgaaaacatcactagaaaaaactgaaactcaaaataatgatgatcTGACGAGCTCCCCATTTGTAGAGAATCCAGATGATTCTGGCTTTGAACtagcaaaatcaacaataatagAGAACACGGTCGTGAACCCATACGATAGAGCGCTTAGAAAGGAGCTGGAAACAAAGATAGCCTCAAAGCTTTTCAGAAATGtaaatttcaacaacttttcaaataaaaaaattcgCAAGCTACAATGTTTTAAAAGTATTTTCCAGCCTAAGGCGCCTGCAATCTATGGAAATAAACAAGCCTTAATAGAGCTCAACAATGTCACTTTTTGTATAACGCGAGAGCTAGGAAGCGGAGATTTATCACACATCTATTTAAGTGAATCCCTAGATGGTAAACTAATTGCCATGAAGGTCACAAGCCCTCCTGAGATTTGGGAACCATATATTATTTCAGCTATCAACCTCAGATCTAGggattttatcaaaattgaagcATTCAATATGTATGAGGATGAATCCTATCTTCTCATACCATATTATGAACAGGGAAGCTTATCTGATATGATGAAATGTTTATCTAGATATAATTACCTGACAGGAAAGaatttcattgaagaaacaCTCATCATTTATTTGAGTATTCAACTACTTTCCAATGTGATAAAGTTACACAAACTCCAAATAGTTCATTGTGACttgaaacttgaaaaatgcaTGCTTAATATCCAACGTTCATCGATTAAACCAACTTTTAATGACCTAGTTTTAACGGGCtatgaaaaatcaattgacTTGACATTGTTCCCCATAGACACCAAGTTCAATTGTGAGAGCATGAATATTTCAGGGCAAAATTTGTCAGAAATTGTTGACAGTACTAACTGGAGGTATGAACCTGATTATATCGGGGTGGCAAATATTATACACTATTTGCTGTTTGGAAATACCTTGAAACTCCGTAAGCAAGGTCCTCATTTCCGGCTGGTCGAACCACTCAAGAAATATTGGCAACAAGACCTTTGGAATGAGTTGTTTGACGTGCTTATCAATCCTAAGATACACGGTCCTCCAGAAAGTATCATCTTAGAACTTGAGAGGCTCAAAGCCAAATTTCAGAACTGGTTTAATTTAACGGTTGATAAACGTCTGTTTATGAATAAATTACGTGATATATGTGGTATTTTGGAAACTCGTTTCAAAACGAAATGATTATATGATCCAAATATAGAAGTAGATCGCACAATGTTTGTCAAACCTCGGGTATGTTCCCATCCTTTTCCCACTCTCGGTATGCCTTATCCGGACATAAGCTTTTAAATTTTGCAGCGACACTTAGTTTGTAGGAAAAGTCGGTTCTAGAGATTAACGACTGAACCTCGCTGTCATCGAATGTATATTCGAAATGGGTACTGGTTTCCTTAGTTTTGACGCTATTTCTTTGACCTTCGCCCTCCATTTCTGATGACATTAAATTaaagttttctctttttgaaGGTGAGGTGTCTTTTAAAGTAGTATTGACTGGTGTTTGGATCTCGGGCCTGTGTTGTTTACACATCCGTTGTTTAGTCTCGGAGCTTTTTCTAAATATTCTATGCATTCCTTTTGAtattaaagagaaaaaaaaggactTTTGCTTCTTATCGTGTTGGTCTGAGCTATCTCTTTGTCTCAGATTGCTCACATATGTAGACTTATTAACCGGTGAATTTGATTTGCTACCGGAGAAATTATAACGATCAGCTATTGGATTCTCTGGTTGATTTGAGTGAAGGTTGAAGATAccaaaatattcaattttctcCTGTGTGATGTTTTGAGTACCCGATGGATACACTATATATGAAGAAAGCACTTCATCAATTACTCTATGATTTTTTTCGGAAAACGGATCTTGCAGTGAATTTCTCATAAAGTGTTTGTTTTTATGGCTTAAAAGCGAAGTGGTACCAATGAAAACGTCTGAGGAAGACTCCGTCTTTAACTTTACATTCTTGAGACTATCAACATATGCCACATTTTCAATACTGGCTGGCGAGGCCAAACCTCGTTTGCTACACCTATCAGTCCTTTGTGTATGTTTCAATAATCCCATATGTGTAATAGTATagaaaaattagaaatatATTATACAATGctttgagaaaaaatttaatGCCTTTTGAATAAGCTAAGATAAGACTTAAATAGTACTTGTGATATATGAGCTTCTCTCAACAGAATAAAAGCTCTATCTTTGTGTGGTTCTGTTTCGTAAGTCCTATTCTGTTGGTAGCAACCTGTATCTGCTGTACTTGAAGATCAGGTCCTTCCAAATAAGGTGCgaaatttttgtttcagtttttcaacTGGCCTTTCACTCTGAGCAAGTTCTGCTTCCTCTTCAGTAACAACCTTTTTGACGAGGAGGTTAAAGATGGACCCAAACGTTAAGGACATGATCGTCAATGTCAATATGATAACATTATAAGGCATAGAGAAATCTGGAGTAGGAAGAGTTAGGAGACCAGTTGTCGTACGCATTATATATTTCACGTTGTCAGGATGGTCCTTGTCAATCAAAGCAAACACAACTGGCTCTAACTCAAAGCCATGGTTAGCATCGGGCGGATACTCCGAGTATAGTAACattgatttatcaaaactaaacgtaaatttgagttttgtCTTTGCTGGCGCTAGTATCCTCAGCTCTAAATGTGTTGGCGTAACTCTATCGACCGCAGGATGGTAaacaatttctttgatatatTCCGACAATTCTTCATTCTGAACATTCAACAGTACAGATTCACCACTTTTATTTGTCACAGTTAATACCAAAGAATGTGTGTATAGTTTCACAAACCAGGGCAGAGCTTGGAAAATAACAATTACTTGGTCTCCTTCTG carries:
- a CDS encoding uncharacterized protein (PKUD0C11140), which produces MGLLKHTQRTDRCSKRGLASPASIENVAYVDSLKNVKLKTESSSDVFIGTTSLLSHKNKHFMRNSLQDPFSEKNHRVIDEVLSSYIVYPSGTQNITQEKIEYFGIFNLHSNQPENPIADRYNFSGSKSNSPVNKSTYVSNLRQRDSSDQHDKKQKSFFFSLISKGMHRIFRKSSETKQRMCKQHRPEIQTPVNTTLKDTSPSKRENFNLMSSEMEGEGQRNSVKTKETSTHFEYTFDDSEVQSLISRTDFSYKLSVAAKFKSLCPDKAYREWEKDGNIPEV
- a CDS encoding uncharacterized protein (PKUD0C11120; similar to Saccharomyces cerevisiae YER017C (AFG3); ancestral locus Anc_7.168), which produces MLAYSPFSMLMIRNTPFKHGLNLFRTTIRRHTTQLQISRQFSGLNHHTLFRHSNKLFNENQQKKDKDGENSSENSKKGSGGSNPNPIPPNFFKDWMLYSLGFTFIFSLFSAMTSSEMSRELTFQEFLTGYLERGLVQKIEVINNSFARAELISSENPRYVTFTIGSLEFFESEIDKVQEKLEIPLSERIPVTYEKRTSIISYIIPFIPTFILIGGTFYLLNQLRKKRGGSGGPLDQIMNVGKSKAKLFNQETDIKVKFADVAGCDEAKEEIMEFVSFLKNPSKYERLGAKIPRGAILSGPPGTGKTLLAKATAGEAGVPFLSVSGSEFVEMFVGVGASRVRDLFKTARKMAPCIIFVDEIDAIGSAREKNQMRANDEKEATLNQLLVEMDGFSSTDHVVILAGTNRPDMLDKALMRPGRFDRHINLDNPDLEGRKAIYKVHLGPLKLKSEITDEFAGKLAALTPGFSGADIANCCNEAALIAAREDADCVEIKHFEAAIERVIVGLEQKSRVLSPEEKKTVAYHEAGHAICGWYLKYADPLLKVSIIPRGQAALGYAQYLPDDQYLTSEEQFKHRMIMALGGRVSEELNFPDVTTGAADDLQKVTKMANAMVLKLGMSKKLGTVVFEPKDTNMQVHKPYSEETWEIIDAEVHRIIDEAHSRCKKLLTAKLDEVEKVAQELLSKEVITREDMIRLLGPRPFEEKNEAFKKYLDPQEN
- a CDS encoding uncharacterized protein (PKUD0C11130; similar to Saccharomyces cerevisiae YGR188C (BUB1) and YJL013C (MAD3); ancestral locus Anc_5.162), with amino-acid sequence MIETTDFASIEVDKENIQPIPQGRSALKLKELVTADQDKLNATLIKERAEFESKLTPETLEELDDPLELYLQYIKWIRENYRNGNTNESCLIQVLERATHDFKDNDYYKNEIRYFKIWLEYITYSDHPGDVFNYLLKKKIGAELALFYEEYSQFFELNGQYDKAQSIFELGISVNARPSKRLKRNYDTFLERRKEKGTTVASYVAKGLSNPDGKGLLLLNSSKKPKKKMELFSGSSLQDKTIDDISAKNHQNLDKIENSRKENKLEPTKWKGQTLNVSSSKTKTTRKMEIFRDKDAQYPITKKVPHADGKRYETHDFNLDLFMPTAKSNSAIKSESFSMFEVLLKFYNIKPVSVENKSEFTKRSSSTAFETPLNKRVKNTCVDQSPNVQDTPLLEYFKSSKGIFSMMDEDKSAVTEGKDNFEKEVVGRKTTFGDIPRTEEKNELIDAIIGGAFSDIFTDNTLTKTTEKELLKTPIKESSMKTSLEKTETQNNDDLTSSPFVENPDDSGFELAKSTIIENTVVNPYDRALRKELETKIASKLFRNVNFNNFSNKKIRKLQCFKSIFQPKAPAIYGNKQALIELNNVTFCITRELGSGDLSHIYLSESLDGKLIAMKVTSPPEIWEPYIISAINLRSRDFIKIEAFNMYEDESYLLIPYYEQGSLSDMMKCLSRYNYLTGKNFIEETLIIYLSIQLLSNVIKLHKLQIVHCDLKLEKCMLNIQRSSIKPTFNDLVLTGYEKSIDLTLFPIDTKFNCESMNISGQNLSEIVDSTNWRYEPDYIGVANIIHYLLFGNTLKLRKQGPHFRLVEPLKKYWQQDLWNELFDVLINPKIHGPPESIILELERLKAKFQNWFNLTVDKRLFMNKLRDICGILETRFKTK